A single genomic interval of Lathyrus oleraceus cultivar Zhongwan6 chromosome 7, CAAS_Psat_ZW6_1.0, whole genome shotgun sequence harbors:
- the LOC127105996 gene encoding uncharacterized protein LOC127105996 isoform X37 has translation MVKSHSNKLKMAPTLALQFLSLALFFFTNGQGIRDIKTDLQDHNYKTIGEVKQSNPNYKTIDEAKQSSYNYKIIDEVKQPNYKIANEVKKLNYNYKTADEAKQPSYIYKIADEAKQPSYIYKIADEAKQSNYVYNTVDEDKHPSYIYKTADEAKQPSYIYKTADEAKQPSYIYKTSDEAKQPSYTYKTADEAKQPSYIYKTADEAKQPTYIYKTADEAKQPSYIYKTADEAKQPGYIYKTADEAKQPSYIYKTADEAKQPSYIYKTADKAKQPSYIYKTSDEAKQPSYTYKTADEAKQPSYIYKTADEAKQPSYIYKTADEAKQPSYIYKTANEIEQPSYTYKTIDEPKQPSYIYKTADEAKQPSYIYKTANEIEQPSYTYKTIDEPKQPSYIYKTADEAKQPSYIYKTADEAKQPNYIYKTANETEQPSYTYNTIDEAKQPSYIYKTADEVKQPSYIYKTTDKTKQPNYIYKTTDETKQLNYNYKTVDETKQSNYNHKTVDEAKQPSYIYKTVGEAKQSNYYYKTTDEAKQPNYIYKTVDDAKQPNYIYKTVDQSKQPIYIYKTSYEAKQPSYIYKTTDEDKQPSYIYKITDKAKQPSYIYKTNDEAKHPSYIYKTYKTTSEAKHPSYNYKSINEAKHPNYHYKTTSEAKQPSYNYKTTNEAKQPSYNYKTTDEAKQLSYNYKTTDEAKQPSYNYKTIDDAKQPNYNYKTTDEVKQPNYNYETTDEVKHPSYNYKTTDETKHPNYNYKTIDEVKQLNYIYKTTDEAKQTNYNYKTTDEGKQLNYHYKANTYDPKDPFSSNSKDPTSINFDHAEAFKIGFFNLDDLYVGNVMTLQFQVQEVPDFLPREEADSIPLSISQLPNVLQLLSLREDSPQAKSMRETLEQCEAEAIAGETKICANSVESMYEFVDTIIGSKTKHTVLTTNNPSPSAIPLQKYTILKISRDIDAPKWVSCHPQSYPYAIYYCHYIATRTRVFKVSLVGDENGDKMEALGMCHLDTSDWNPNYMVFKKLGVKPGKNTPVCHFFPINHLLWLPLESTKATM, from the exons AATGGACAAGGTATCAGAGACATAAAGACAGATCTGCAAGATCATAATTATAAGACTATCGGTGAAGTCAAACAGTCCAATCCTAATTATAAGACTATCGATGAAGCCAAACAGTCCAGTTACAACTACAAGATTATCGATGAAGTCAAACAACCCAACTACAAGATTGCCAATGAAGTCAAAAAACTCAATTACAACTACAAGACCGCCGATGAAGCCAAACAGCCCAGTTACATCTACAAGATCGCCGATGAAGCCAAACAGCCCAGTTACATCTACAAGATCGCCGATGAGGCCAAACAGTCCAATTACGTCTACAACACCGTTGATGAGGACAAACACCCCAGCTACATATACAAGACCGCCGATGAAGCCAAACAACCCAGTTACATCTACAAGACCGCCGATGAGGCCAAACAACCCAGTTACATCTACAAGACTTCTGATGAGGCCAAACAACCCAGTTACACCTACAAGACCGCCGATGAGGCCAAACAACCTAGTTACATCTACAAGACTGCCGATGAGGCCAAACAACCCACTTACATCTACAAGACCGCCGATGAGGCCAAACAACCCAGTTACAT CTACAAGACCGCCGATGAGGCCAAACAACCCGGTTACATCTACAAGACCGCCGATGAGGCCAAACAACCCAGTTACAT CTACAAGACCGCCGATGAGGCCAAACAACCCAGTTACATCTACAAGACCGCCGATAAGGCCAAACAACCCAGTTACATCTACAAGACTTCTGATGAGGCCAAACAACCCAGTTACACCTACAAGACCGCCGATGAGGCCAAACAACCTAGTTACATCTACAAGACTGCCGATGAGGCCAAACAACCCAGTTACATCTACAAGACCGCCGATGAGGCCAAACAACCCAGTTACATCTACAAGACCGCTAACGAGATAGAACAACCAAGTTACACCTACAAGACCATCGATGAGCCCAAACAACCCAGTTACATCTACAAGACCGCCGATGAGGCCAAACAACCCAGTTACATCTACAAGACCGCTAACGAGATAGAACAACCAAGTTACACCTACAAGACCATCGATGAGCCCAAACAACCCAGTTACATCTACAAGACCGCTGATGAGGCCAAACAACCCAGTTACATCTACAAGACCGCCGATGAGGCCAAACAACCCAATTACATCTACAAGACCGCCAACGAGACAGAACAACCAAGTTACACCTACAACACCATCGATGAGGCTAAACAACCCAGTTACATATACAAGACTGCTGATGAGGTCAAACAACCCAGTTACATCTATAAGACCACTGATAAGACCAAACAACCCAATTACATCTACAAGACCACCGATGAAACCAAACAACTCAATTACAACTACAAGACTGTCGATGAAACCAAACAGTCCAATTACAACCATAAGACTGTCGATGAGGCCAAACAACCCAGTTACATCTACAAGACCGTCGGTGAAGCCAAACAGTCAAATTACTACTATAAGACTACCGATGAAGCCAAACAGCCTAATTACATCTACAAGACCGTCGATGACGCCAAACAACCCAATTACATCTACAAAACCGTCGATCAGTCCAAACAACCCATTTACATCTACAAGACCTCATATGAGGCCAAACAGCCTAGTTACATCTACAAGACCACTGATGAGGACAAACAACCCAGTTACATCTATAAGATCACCGATAAGGCCAAACAACCCAGTTACATCTACAAGACCAACGATGAGGCCAAACATCCCAGTTACATTTACAAGACCTATAAGACCACCAGTGAAGCCAAACACCCCAGCTACAACTACAAGAGCATCAACGAAGCCAAACACCCCAACTACCACTACAAGACCACCAGTGAAGCCAAACAACCCAGCTACAACTACAAGACCACCAATGAAGCCAAACAACCCAGCTACAACTACAAGACCACCGATGAAGCCAAACAACTCAGCTACAACTACAAGACCACCGATGAAGCCAAACAACCCAGCTACAACTACAAGACCATTGATGATGCCAAACAACCAAACTACAACTACAAGACCACCGATGAAGTCAAACAACCCAACTACAACTACGAGACCACCGATGAAGTCAAACATCCCAGTTACAACTACAAGACCACCGATGAAACCAAACACCCCAATTACAACTACAAGACCATCGATGAAGTCAAGCAGCTCAATTACATCTACAAGACTACCGATGAAGCCAAACAAACCAATTATAATTATAAGACTACTGATGAAGGCAAACAACTTAATTATCATTACAAGGCTAATACCTATGATCCAAAAGACCCTTTTTCTTCCAACTCAAAAGATCCTACTTCAATTAACTTTGATCATGCAGAAGCTTTTAAGATAGGATTTTTCAATTTGGATGATCTTTATGTTGGAAATGTGATGACCCTCCAATTTCAAGTCCAAGAGGTTCCTGATTTCCTTCCAAGAGAAGAGGCTGACTCAATTCCTCTCTCAATTTCACAACTCCCAAATGTTCTCCAACTCTTATCACTCCGTGAAGATTCTCCTCAAGCAAAATCAATGAGAGAAACACTTGAGCAATGTGAAGCAGAAGCAATAGCAGGGGAGACTAAGATATGCGCCAACTCTGTAGAGTCCATGTATGAATTTGTTGACACAATAATTGGTTCAAAAACCAAACATACTGTTCTTACTACCAATAACCCATCCCCCTCAGCCATCCCTCTTCAGAAATACACCATTTTAAAAATATCACGTGACATTGATGCTCCTAAATGGGTATCTTGCCATCCCCAATCATATCCATATGCCATTTACTATTGCCACTACATAGCTACAAGAACTAGAGTGTTCAAGGTCTCACTGGTTGGTGATGAGAATGGAGATAAAATGGAAGCTTTGGGCATGTGCCATTTGGATACATCTGATTGGAACCCAAATTATATGGTATTCAAGAAATTAGGAGTCAAGCCAGGAAAGAATACACCAGTGTGTCACTTCTTTCCTATAAATCATCTTTTGTGGCTTCCGTTGGAGTCTACAAAAGCCACCATGTGA
- the LOC127105996 gene encoding uncharacterized protein LOC127105996 isoform X6, producing MVKSHSNKLKMAPTLALQFLSLALFFFTNGQGIRDIKTDLQDHNYKTIGEVKQSNPNYKTIDEAKQSSYNYKIIDEVKQPNYKIANEVKKLNYNYKTADEAKQPSYIYKIADEAKQPSYIYKIADEAKQSNYVYNTVDEDKHPSYIYKTADEAKQPSYIYKTADEAKQPSYIYKTSDEAKQPSYTYKTADEAKQPSYIYKTADEAKQPTYIYKTADEAKQPSYIYKTADEAKQPGYIYKTADEAKQPSYIYKTSDEAKQPSYTYKTVDEAKQPSYIYKTADEAKQPSYIYKTADEAKQPSYIYKTANEIEQPSYTYKTIDEPKKPSYTYKTADEAKQPSYIYKTADKAKQPSYIYKTSDEAKQPSYTYKTADEAKQPSYIYKTADEAKQPSYIYKTADEAKQPSYIYKTANEIEQPSYTYKTIDEPKQPSYIYKTADEAKQPSYIYKTANEIEQPSYTYKTIDEPKQPSYIYKTADEAKQPSYIYKTADEAKQPNYIYKTANETEQPSYTYNTIDEAKQPSYIYKTADEVKQPSYIYKTTDKTKQPNYIYKTTDETKQLNYNYKTVDETKQSNYNHKTVDEAKQPSYIYKTVGEAKQSNYYYKTTDEAKQPNYIYKTVDDAKQPNYIYKTVDQSKQPIYIYKTSYEAKQPSYIYKTTDEDKQPSYIYKITDKAKQPSYIYKTNDEAKHPSYIYKTYKTTSEAKHPSYNYKSINEAKHPNYHYKTTSEAKQPSYNYKTTNEAKQPSYNYKTTDEAKQLSYNYKTTDEAKQPSYNYKTIDDAKQPNYNYKTTDEVKQPNYNYETTDEVKHPSYNYKTTDETKHPNYNYKTIDEVKQLNYIYKTTDEAKQTNYNYKTTDEGKQLNYHYKANTYDPKDPFSSNSKDPTSINFDHAEAFKIGFFNLDDLYVGNVMTLQFQVQEVPDFLPREEADSIPLSISQLPNVLQLLSLREDSPQAKSMRETLEQCEAEAIAGETKICANSVESMYEFVDTIIGSKTKHTVLTTNNPSPSAIPLQKYTILKISRDIDAPKWVSCHPQSYPYAIYYCHYIATRTRVFKVSLVGDENGDKMEALGMCHLDTSDWNPNYMVFKKLGVKPGKNTPVCHFFPINHLLWLPLESTKATM from the exons AATGGACAAGGTATCAGAGACATAAAGACAGATCTGCAAGATCATAATTATAAGACTATCGGTGAAGTCAAACAGTCCAATCCTAATTATAAGACTATCGATGAAGCCAAACAGTCCAGTTACAACTACAAGATTATCGATGAAGTCAAACAACCCAACTACAAGATTGCCAATGAAGTCAAAAAACTCAATTACAACTACAAGACCGCCGATGAAGCCAAACAGCCCAGTTACATCTACAAGATCGCCGATGAAGCCAAACAGCCCAGTTACATCTACAAGATCGCCGATGAGGCCAAACAGTCCAATTACGTCTACAACACCGTTGATGAGGACAAACACCCCAGCTACATATACAAGACCGCCGATGAAGCCAAACAACCCAGTTACATCTACAAGACCGCCGATGAGGCCAAACAACCCAGTTACATCTACAAGACTTCTGATGAGGCCAAACAACCCAGTTACACCTACAAGACCGCCGATGAGGCCAAACAACCTAGTTACATCTACAAGACTGCCGATGAGGCCAAACAACCCACTTACATCTACAAGACCGCCGATGAGGCCAAACAACCCAGTTACAT CTACAAGACCGCCGATGAGGCCAAACAACCCGGTTACATCTACAAGACCGCCGATGAGGCCAAACAACCCAGTTACATCTACAAGACTTCTGATGAGGCCAAACAACCCAGTTACACCTACAAGACCGTCGATGAGGCCAAACAACCTAGTTACATCTACAAGACTGCCGATGAGGCCAAACAACCCAGTTACATCTACAAGACCGCCGATGAGGCCAAACAACCCAGTTACATCTACAAGACCGCTAACGAGATAGAACAACCAAGTTACACCTACAAGACCATCGATGAGCCCAAAAAACCCAGTTACACCTACAAGACCGCCGATGAGGCCAAACAACCCAGTTACATCTACAAGACCGCCGATAAGGCCAAACAACCCAGTTACATCTACAAGACTTCTGATGAGGCCAAACAACCCAGTTACACCTACAAGACCGCCGATGAGGCCAAACAACCTAGTTACATCTACAAGACTGCCGATGAGGCCAAACAACCCAGTTACATCTACAAGACCGCCGATGAGGCCAAACAACCCAGTTACATCTACAAGACCGCTAACGAGATAGAACAACCAAGTTACACCTACAAGACCATCGATGAGCCCAAACAACCCAGTTACATCTACAAGACCGCCGATGAGGCCAAACAACCCAGTTACATCTACAAGACCGCTAACGAGATAGAACAACCAAGTTACACCTACAAGACCATCGATGAGCCCAAACAACCCAGTTACATCTACAAGACCGCTGATGAGGCCAAACAACCCAGTTACATCTACAAGACCGCCGATGAGGCCAAACAACCCAATTACATCTACAAGACCGCCAACGAGACAGAACAACCAAGTTACACCTACAACACCATCGATGAGGCTAAACAACCCAGTTACATATACAAGACTGCTGATGAGGTCAAACAACCCAGTTACATCTATAAGACCACTGATAAGACCAAACAACCCAATTACATCTACAAGACCACCGATGAAACCAAACAACTCAATTACAACTACAAGACTGTCGATGAAACCAAACAGTCCAATTACAACCATAAGACTGTCGATGAGGCCAAACAACCCAGTTACATCTACAAGACCGTCGGTGAAGCCAAACAGTCAAATTACTACTATAAGACTACCGATGAAGCCAAACAGCCTAATTACATCTACAAGACCGTCGATGACGCCAAACAACCCAATTACATCTACAAAACCGTCGATCAGTCCAAACAACCCATTTACATCTACAAGACCTCATATGAGGCCAAACAGCCTAGTTACATCTACAAGACCACTGATGAGGACAAACAACCCAGTTACATCTATAAGATCACCGATAAGGCCAAACAACCCAGTTACATCTACAAGACCAACGATGAGGCCAAACATCCCAGTTACATTTACAAGACCTATAAGACCACCAGTGAAGCCAAACACCCCAGCTACAACTACAAGAGCATCAACGAAGCCAAACACCCCAACTACCACTACAAGACCACCAGTGAAGCCAAACAACCCAGCTACAACTACAAGACCACCAATGAAGCCAAACAACCCAGCTACAACTACAAGACCACCGATGAAGCCAAACAACTCAGCTACAACTACAAGACCACCGATGAAGCCAAACAACCCAGCTACAACTACAAGACCATTGATGATGCCAAACAACCAAACTACAACTACAAGACCACCGATGAAGTCAAACAACCCAACTACAACTACGAGACCACCGATGAAGTCAAACATCCCAGTTACAACTACAAGACCACCGATGAAACCAAACACCCCAATTACAACTACAAGACCATCGATGAAGTCAAGCAGCTCAATTACATCTACAAGACTACCGATGAAGCCAAACAAACCAATTATAATTATAAGACTACTGATGAAGGCAAACAACTTAATTATCATTACAAGGCTAATACCTATGATCCAAAAGACCCTTTTTCTTCCAACTCAAAAGATCCTACTTCAATTAACTTTGATCATGCAGAAGCTTTTAAGATAGGATTTTTCAATTTGGATGATCTTTATGTTGGAAATGTGATGACCCTCCAATTTCAAGTCCAAGAGGTTCCTGATTTCCTTCCAAGAGAAGAGGCTGACTCAATTCCTCTCTCAATTTCACAACTCCCAAATGTTCTCCAACTCTTATCACTCCGTGAAGATTCTCCTCAAGCAAAATCAATGAGAGAAACACTTGAGCAATGTGAAGCAGAAGCAATAGCAGGGGAGACTAAGATATGCGCCAACTCTGTAGAGTCCATGTATGAATTTGTTGACACAATAATTGGTTCAAAAACCAAACATACTGTTCTTACTACCAATAACCCATCCCCCTCAGCCATCCCTCTTCAGAAATACACCATTTTAAAAATATCACGTGACATTGATGCTCCTAAATGGGTATCTTGCCATCCCCAATCATATCCATATGCCATTTACTATTGCCACTACATAGCTACAAGAACTAGAGTGTTCAAGGTCTCACTGGTTGGTGATGAGAATGGAGATAAAATGGAAGCTTTGGGCATGTGCCATTTGGATACATCTGATTGGAACCCAAATTATATGGTATTCAAGAAATTAGGAGTCAAGCCAGGAAAGAATACACCAGTGTGTCACTTCTTTCCTATAAATCATCTTTTGTGGCTTCCGTTGGAGTCTACAAAAGCCACCATGTGA
- the LOC127105996 gene encoding uncharacterized protein LOC127105996 isoform X33, whose product MVKSHSNKLKMAPTLALQFLSLALFFFTNGQGIRDIKTDLQDHNYKTIGEVKQSNPNYKTIDEAKQSSYNYKIIDEVKQPNYKIANEVKKLNYNYKTADEAKQPSYIYKIADEAKQPSYIYKIADEAKQSNYVYNTVDEDKHPSYIYKTADEAKQPSYIYKTADEAKQPSYIYKTSDEAKQPSYTYKTADEAKQPSYIYKTADEAKQPTYIYKTADEAKQPSYIYKTANEIEQPSYTYKTIDEPKQPSYTYKTADEAKQPGYIYKTADEAKQPSYIYKTSDEAKQPSYTYKTADEAKQPSYIYKTADEAKQPSYIYKTADEAKQPSYIYKTANEIEQPSYTYKTIDEPKQPSYIYKTADEAKQPSYIYKTANEIEQPSYTYKTIDEPKQPSYIYKTADEAKQPSYIYKTADEAKQPNYIYKTANETEQPSYTYNTIDEAKQPSYIYKTADEVKQPSYIYKTTDKTKQPNYIYKTTDETKQLNYNYKTVDETKQSNYNHKTVDEAKQPSYIYKTVGEAKQSNYYYKTTDEAKQPNYIYKTVDDAKQPNYIYKTVDQSKQPIYIYKTSYEAKQPSYIYKTTDEDKQPSYIYKITDKAKQPSYIYKTNDEAKHPSYIYKTYKTTSEAKHPSYNYKSINEAKHPNYHYKTTSEAKQPSYNYKTTNEAKQPSYNYKTTDEAKQLSYNYKTTDEAKQPSYNYKTIDDAKQPNYNYKTTDEVKQPNYNYETTDEVKHPSYNYKTTDETKHPNYNYKTIDEVKQLNYIYKTTDEAKQTNYNYKTTDEGKQLNYHYKANTYDPKDPFSSNSKDPTSINFDHAEAFKIGFFNLDDLYVGNVMTLQFQVQEVPDFLPREEADSIPLSISQLPNVLQLLSLREDSPQAKSMRETLEQCEAEAIAGETKICANSVESMYEFVDTIIGSKTKHTVLTTNNPSPSAIPLQKYTILKISRDIDAPKWVSCHPQSYPYAIYYCHYIATRTRVFKVSLVGDENGDKMEALGMCHLDTSDWNPNYMVFKKLGVKPGKNTPVCHFFPINHLLWLPLESTKATM is encoded by the exons AATGGACAAGGTATCAGAGACATAAAGACAGATCTGCAAGATCATAATTATAAGACTATCGGTGAAGTCAAACAGTCCAATCCTAATTATAAGACTATCGATGAAGCCAAACAGTCCAGTTACAACTACAAGATTATCGATGAAGTCAAACAACCCAACTACAAGATTGCCAATGAAGTCAAAAAACTCAATTACAACTACAAGACCGCCGATGAAGCCAAACAGCCCAGTTACATCTACAAGATCGCCGATGAAGCCAAACAGCCCAGTTACATCTACAAGATCGCCGATGAGGCCAAACAGTCCAATTACGTCTACAACACCGTTGATGAGGACAAACACCCCAGCTACATATACAAGACCGCCGATGAAGCCAAACAACCCAGTTACATCTACAAGACCGCCGATGAGGCCAAACAACCCAGTTACATCTACAAGACTTCTGATGAGGCCAAACAACCCAGTTACACCTACAAGACCGCCGATGAGGCCAAACAACCTAGTTACATCTACAAGACTGCCGATGAGGCCAAACAACCCACTTACATCTACAAGACCGCCGATGAGGCCAAACAACCCAGTTACATCTACAAGACCGCTAACGAGATAGAACAACCAAGTTACACCTACAAGACCATCGATGAGCCCAAACAACCCAGTTACACCTACAAGACCGCCGATGAGGCCAAACAACCCGGTTACATCTACAAGACCGCCGATGAGGCCAAACAACCCAGTTACATCTACAAGACTTCTGATGAGGCCAAACAACCCAGTTACAC CTACAAGACCGCCGATGAGGCCAAACAACCTAGTTACATCTACAAGACTGCCGATGAGGCCAAACAACCCAGTTACATCTACAAGACCGCCGATGAGGCCAAACAACCCAGTTACATCTACAAGACCGCTAACGAGATAGAACAACCAAGTTACACCTACAAGACCATCGATGAGCCCAAACAACCCAGTTACATCTACAAGACCGCCGATGAGGCCAAACAACCCAGTTACATCTACAAGACCGCTAACGAGATAGAACAACCAAGTTACACCTACAAGACCATCGATGAGCCCAAACAACCCAGTTACATCTACAAGACCGCTGATGAGGCCAAACAACCCAGTTACATCTACAAGACCGCCGATGAGGCCAAACAACCCAATTACATCTACAAGACCGCCAACGAGACAGAACAACCAAGTTACACCTACAACACCATCGATGAGGCTAAACAACCCAGTTACATATACAAGACTGCTGATGAGGTCAAACAACCCAGTTACATCTATAAGACCACTGATAAGACCAAACAACCCAATTACATCTACAAGACCACCGATGAAACCAAACAACTCAATTACAACTACAAGACTGTCGATGAAACCAAACAGTCCAATTACAACCATAAGACTGTCGATGAGGCCAAACAACCCAGTTACATCTACAAGACCGTCGGTGAAGCCAAACAGTCAAATTACTACTATAAGACTACCGATGAAGCCAAACAGCCTAATTACATCTACAAGACCGTCGATGACGCCAAACAACCCAATTACATCTACAAAACCGTCGATCAGTCCAAACAACCCATTTACATCTACAAGACCTCATATGAGGCCAAACAGCCTAGTTACATCTACAAGACCACTGATGAGGACAAACAACCCAGTTACATCTATAAGATCACCGATAAGGCCAAACAACCCAGTTACATCTACAAGACCAACGATGAGGCCAAACATCCCAGTTACATTTACAAGACCTATAAGACCACCAGTGAAGCCAAACACCCCAGCTACAACTACAAGAGCATCAACGAAGCCAAACACCCCAACTACCACTACAAGACCACCAGTGAAGCCAAACAACCCAGCTACAACTACAAGACCACCAATGAAGCCAAACAACCCAGCTACAACTACAAGACCACCGATGAAGCCAAACAACTCAGCTACAACTACAAGACCACCGATGAAGCCAAACAACCCAGCTACAACTACAAGACCATTGATGATGCCAAACAACCAAACTACAACTACAAGACCACCGATGAAGTCAAACAACCCAACTACAACTACGAGACCACCGATGAAGTCAAACATCCCAGTTACAACTACAAGACCACCGATGAAACCAAACACCCCAATTACAACTACAAGACCATCGATGAAGTCAAGCAGCTCAATTACATCTACAAGACTACCGATGAAGCCAAACAAACCAATTATAATTATAAGACTACTGATGAAGGCAAACAACTTAATTATCATTACAAGGCTAATACCTATGATCCAAAAGACCCTTTTTCTTCCAACTCAAAAGATCCTACTTCAATTAACTTTGATCATGCAGAAGCTTTTAAGATAGGATTTTTCAATTTGGATGATCTTTATGTTGGAAATGTGATGACCCTCCAATTTCAAGTCCAAGAGGTTCCTGATTTCCTTCCAAGAGAAGAGGCTGACTCAATTCCTCTCTCAATTTCACAACTCCCAAATGTTCTCCAACTCTTATCACTCCGTGAAGATTCTCCTCAAGCAAAATCAATGAGAGAAACACTTGAGCAATGTGAAGCAGAAGCAATAGCAGGGGAGACTAAGATATGCGCCAACTCTGTAGAGTCCATGTATGAATTTGTTGACACAATAATTGGTTCAAAAACCAAACATACTGTTCTTACTACCAATAACCCATCCCCCTCAGCCATCCCTCTTCAGAAATACACCATTTTAAAAATATCACGTGACATTGATGCTCCTAAATGGGTATCTTGCCATCCCCAATCATATCCATATGCCATTTACTATTGCCACTACATAGCTACAAGAACTAGAGTGTTCAAGGTCTCACTGGTTGGTGATGAGAATGGAGATAAAATGGAAGCTTTGGGCATGTGCCATTTGGATACATCTGATTGGAACCCAAATTATATGGTATTCAAGAAATTAGGAGTCAAGCCAGGAAAGAATACACCAGTGTGTCACTTCTTTCCTATAAATCATCTTTTGTGGCTTCCGTTGGAGTCTACAAAAGCCACCATGTGA